The genomic DNA GAAAGCGATAGGGTGTTAACTCATTATCTATACGGAGGTGATCAACGCTACCGTCTTTGCCAAGAGGTCATTCTCGGCATTGGAGGGGTGCGGATGCTACGCGCGCTTGGTTACAACAATATTGAGAGATTTCACATGAATGAGGGTCACGCTAGCTTATTAGCACTCGAGCTTCTTGACGAGGAGAGCATGCTCAAGGGAAATGATTCATTTACCCCAGAAGACATTGATTACGTTAAGAAGAAATGCGTCTTTACGACCCATACACCTGTCCAAGCGGGTCATGATCAATTTCCGATAGAATTGGTTAATAGCGTTATAAGTAGAAGAGAAATAAATGAAATGAAAGAAGTTTTCTGTTTTGAGGATTTTCTCAACATGACCTATCTCGCACTTAATTTGAGCCACTACGTCAATGGTGTCGCAAAAAGGCATGGGGAAATCTCAAGACATATGTTCGCAGGCTATACAATTGACGCAATTACAAACGGAGTTCACGCGCCAACGTGGGTTGCAAAACACTTCCAGGATCTTTTTGATAGACATATTCCAGGTTGGAGACAGGATAACTTTAGCCTCCGGTATGCACTGAGTATACCAAAACAGGAGTTATGGGCGGCGCATAAAAAAGCCAAAATGAAATTGATCGAGTACGTTAACAGGGAAACTAATACGGGAATGGACCAGGACTTCCTGACACTAGGCTTCGCCCGCAGGGCAACGCCATATAAGAGGGCCGATCTCATCTTCACCGATATCGAAAGATTGAAAAGCATTTCTTCAAACGCCGGGGCCATCCAGATAGTTTACGCTGGTAAGGCTCACCCGAAAGACACTGGCGGAAAGGAAATGATAAAGAAAATTTTTCAAATGAAAAACTT from Thermodesulfobacteriota bacterium includes the following:
- the glgP gene encoding alpha-glucan family phosphorylase, yielding MNDYKEKKIAYFSMEIGIEPSIPTYSGGLGVLAGDTIRSAADLKVPMVAVTLLHRKGYFYQRLDWDGWQREEPVEWVVEDFLKEAANRVTISIEGRTVHLRSWRYEVVGIGGFTVPVYFLDSDLPENSESDRVLTHYLYGGDQRYRLCQEVILGIGGVRMLRALGYNNIERFHMNEGHASLLALELLDEESMLKGNDSFTPEDIDYVKKKCVFTTHTPVQAGHDQFPIELVNSVISRREINEMKEVFCFEDFLNMTYLALNLSHYVNGVAKRHGEISRHMFAGYTIDAITNGVHAPTWVAKHFQDLFDRHIPGWRQDNFSLRYALSIPKQELWAAHKKAKMKLIEYVNRETNTGMDQDFLTLGFARRATPYKRADLIFTDIERLKSISSNAGAIQIVYAGKAHPKDTGGKEMIKKIFQMKNLLRPYIKIAYLENYDIELAGMITSGVDVWVNTPQPPLEASGTSGMKAALNGIPSLSILDGWWIEGCIENITGWSIGEDSRKTITDTDQSLDASSLYEKLEKVIIPLFYNERDQFIDVMRHSIALNGSFFNTQRMLLQYVLRAYFL